CAAGGTTCCAAAAGTGTTTTTGGaaacaaattattttttaaagttgctgAAAAACAACTTCTACTACTATTTAAAAACGTTGTTTTTAGTCTTTTTAAAAGCTTGTCCAAACACCTCAACTAtataaaataagtttttttttcctCTTAAACAATAACTTGGCTTCCCAAAAGCTTGACATTGAGGGTATATGTAATCTTAATATGAGAAGTTAAATAAATGTGTAATGctaaatttaaatattttaattaggTGCGTAATTACAAATTTTTAGTGaaataattcgtaatttatttatTATGATAAGAATAATTTAGATCGAAAGAAATACTCAGCATAGTAAGAAGCCTTATATATCAACTTTGTAATCCCAGTTAAATTAGGATTTTAATTATAAGTCATTACTTGGtggaaaaaaatatattttacctAACCTAATTCATCTCGGAAAAGGACAAATTAGTATGTATATAATCTTCCTATCAAGAATAATACTCTGCGAAAATTTTTGCAGACCCAAGTTCGAGTCTAGCACTGGGAAGAACGTGAGGGATTTTTTTTCCCTAGGTGTTTTCCAACTTTAACAAGTACGTACCCATTTCATGCTTAATTACTATTTATATTATGTATTTAATATTAAGTAAGCCGATTATGATTTTTATTGTATACGTTTTTTTATAAGAGAAACGTTATTGCTTTTATTTGAAGATAATCTTCATGCGTAAAACGCTAGGGTCGTTTGGTCCAGAAACAAGTTACACAGAGATTGTAATCATCATATTAAAAATTGAATATACTGTGTATAACTTAAATATATATTTGGCGTAAATATATGGTCTGAGGAGATTCACAAGGACaattttggtattttgaatgcTTTATCCATATACAACTTAATTATAGTATTGTTATATTGGTTTTCTAAGAgtctgtttggattgacttatttaaTGTGCTTTTAAGCTAAAATAACTCTTAAACACTTTTATAATATTTGACTAAaataaaaaagtatttttaaacatttatttttaagcaaaaattataaaaataagcTAAAAATTATAAATGAGCTTATAAGTCAATAAGTTATGGGCCCATCGAAACGGGCTCTAATTCTTACCGTCTTGTGATGTTTTTTAATTTAAGCTAGACTTGCACAAATTACAGGGCAAAATAACGTTACCCAAAGAGTATAGGGGGTCAAAGTAgtgttttgaataaaaataaAGGACCAGTTGGAGTGAACCCTGGTAACACATAATATTTGCTTTCACTTAGCTCATTGCCTCTTTTTCTAGGTTTTTAGGGCAAACAAAAGAGGCACCCAGAAAAGCATCCTAAATCCACTGGTAATTATCACATTAAACCATCTTTTTGTTGAAAAAATATTCCAACTTTTGTAAAAAAATATTGGAATTTTAGTACAGTTTTTAATCTGATATAAGTagatttggatatatatatatatatgtgaatgTCCCATTTGGATTTATAGATGTGttatgttcttgaatcttgtgaTTTATAATTTGGGGTCTTTTTTTCTTCTACTAAGATGAATAAAAACTGAAACTTTATCAGTTTTATTTGTTGTTGTATcagttttgatatatatatatatatatatatatatgtgtgtgtgtgtgaatggCCATTTGGAATTATAGATGCGTTATGTTCTTGAATGTCCGATTTATAAtttgggtcttttttttttttttttggttcttggGGTGAATAAAAACTGAAACTTTATTAGTTttgtgagtaaaaaaaaaaattggctaatTAGAGCGGAGTGGATATAGAGGATTAGTTTGTCTGACCGAACTAGTTTGGGATAGGGCTTAGTTTGATTTAATTGATTGATGGTTATTTAAGATTTGTGCCCATGGAAAaagattataaaaaaaattgatttttttctcAGTTTTATGAGTAGTTATATAGTTGAGTTTGAAATAGAGTGTCTATGCCGTTGCTACATGCTGTGATTTGCGATTTTTATTGTTCTTATTTGTTCTTTCTTGCGTGATATTGCTATCGACATGTTAGTTTAGATTTTTCCTGTTGGAGTATATTGGCTCACGGGTTCGAGCCCGCCTCAGAAAAAGCTTGGTTTTTAAGCTGAGAAGGGCTAGAGGGCAGACCTATTATCTACTTAGTTTTGGACCATGTGCCACTGGCTTTTAGAGATTTcacggttataaaaaaaaaaaggatgataaagaaatcatttttctggtCAGCTATTtcggtatttttgttgttggggACAAAAAGAAGCTAACGTTTTGACCTTTTTGAACTACTGATTGGATTTTCTTGTATGTTGTCCTAGAAGTGCTACTATCTGTATGTAGATTTAACATTTTTCTCTGTCATTTCTCTCATCAAACTATTCATTTGCAGGTGAAAGTTCCTTGAAAACATGGCGACTTTTGCCAAACCTGAGAATGCTTTGAAGCGTGCTGAAGGTTAGTGGAGTTATTATCTGCATCTGATTTAGTAGATATCTTTTACAGAAAACTTCTCAAAGCTTTACTTTGAGATATGCCCTAGTATTACGGACTCTGTACACTTGCAGACTTATATCTCAAGTTACGGGTCTGTGGTTCTAGGAGGGGGTTGTATGGTCATAGGGCGAGGGTGGTCTAGATGATTTTTGATATTATGCGAGAGTGCAATTTTGCAAATTTCAGGTGTTTTTATAGCAAAAATTGAGAATCTTGGCATGTTGACAAGTTTAATGTTTTAATGCAGAGTTGATTACTGTTGGACAAAAGCAAGAAGCCCTGCAAGCACTTCATGATCTTATTACTTCAAGGAGGTATAGAGCATGGCAAAAAACTCTTGAAAGGATAATGTTCAAGTATGTTGAGCTATGTGTTGACATGAGAAGGGGGCGGTTCGCCAAGGATGGCCTGATTCAATATCGTATAGTCTGTCAACAAGTGAACATTAACTCCTTAGAGGAGGTAATAAAGCATTTCATGCACTTAGCTACTGAGCGAGCTGAACTGGCTCGCAATCAGGCACAGGCTTTGGAGGAAGCTCTGGATGTGGAAGACTTGGAAGCTGATAAAAGGCCTGAAGATCTTATGTTGAGTTATGTTAGTGGGGAGAAAGGAAAAGATAGATCTGATCGCGAGCTTGTCACTCCCTGGTTTAAGTTCTTGTGGGAGACATATAGAACTGTTCTGGAGATCTTGCGTAACAACTCAAGATTGGAGGCTCTGTATGCAGTAAGTTTCCTTGACCTTTCTTTTCATTAATGGTTGAATAATTATAGTGCTTTTATGCTCTGCGGTGAGATGTTTCAGTATCCTGACTTTTCAGGACTTGTTTAGACTGTGAGTAATCAGGTTGTTtgcccttttttctttttctattagcTTGCCTGAAAAGTGATTGTGCTTTTAGTAAATCAGAAATCAGTCCCTTTCTACTTTTTATTCACAAACTCCGTGGGCATCTTTCTCAGTTTGCTGGATATCGTTTTGTCAGAACAAGTTTATTCTGTTTGATATAAAAGTTTTATATGtcatcctcttttttttttttttttgagcgtTAGAACCTGATTTGTCCTGTATGCTATTTAAGATTTCTTCATGGTTCATAGGAAGTTCCGTACTCTTTCCATCTTTAGCTGGCATATAATTTTTTACTGAAGGAAATGAGGTTAATTAAGCTTCAAACCTGATTTGTTCAGATGACAGCACACCGAGCCTTTCAGTTCTGTAAGCAGTACAAACGTACAACAGAATTTCGCCGTCTTTGTGAAATCATCCGCAATCATTTGGCAAATCTCAACAAGTACAGAGATCAGAGGGACCGGCCTGATCTGTCTGCTCCAGAGAGCCTGCAATTGTATCTAGACACTAGATTTGAACAGCTGAAAGTTGCTACTGAACTGGGTCTTTGGCAGGTTATTACTTTTCTGATAGATTGTAAGCATATCATTTTGTCCTAAGAGAGTGAACTTTATATGTTTTAATTTTCTTTGACACAGGAAGCTTTTCGTTCCATTGAAGACATATATGGTTTGATGTGCATGGTTAAGAAAACCCCCAAGGCGTCATTGATGGTTGTTTACTATGGGAAGCTTACTGAGATATTTTGGATGTCGTCAAATCATCTTTATCATGCTTATGCATGGCTCAAGCTTTTCTCTCTTCAGAAGGGTTTTAATAAAAATTTAAGCCAGAAGGATTTGCAGCTAATAGCATCGTCTGTTGTCCTAGCAGCGCTTTCAGTGCCTCCTTATGATCAGTCATATGGTGCATCTCATCTTGAGCTTGAAAATGAGAAGGAGAGGAGTTTGAGGGTGGCCAATCTAATTGGTTTTGAAGTTGAACCCAAAGCTGAAAACAGAGTAGTGGTAATTTCattttttattatgttatttaGTTCTTTGTTTATTTATGTCGTTCTTTGGCTGATCAGCTTCAGTTCCCTTGCTGTTTCTCCTTTTCAGCTTTCTCGATCATCACTTCTCTCAGAGTTGGTGAGTAATTttattatgttttgttttgaattTAGCATATAGTCCTTCAATATTTTTCCATTTTATAGTTTAAGTTCCTTTTGTCTCTTTTCATTTCAATGAACCCATTAAATTCTTGAGGCACAGATGAGCATATCATGCTGTTTCTGTAAATGTTTCAGTTGATTTTTTAATTGTGTGCTGGTTCCTTTTGTCTTTTCTTAATTGTTTCTCCTTCTGTAGGTGTCCAAAGGTGTGATGTCCTGTGTCACCCAAGAAGTGAAAGATCTTTATCATCTGTTAGAAAATGAGTTTCTTCCTTTGGATCTGGCACTGAAGGTGCAGCCCGTATTGACCAAAATATCAAAGCTTGGCGGTAAGCTGGCTTCAGTTTCCTCGGTTCCTGAAGTACAACTGTCTCAGTATGTTCCTGCCTTGGAAAAGCTTGCTACTCTAAGGTTGCTCCAACAGGTATGCACACTGTGTTTTGTACTTTTTGATAAAGTTAGGTGGAAGTCCCATCTTTCAATTCTGTCTTCATTTTAACTTAGAATGCTGCAATTTGTTCCTTTTCTTGTTGCAGGTTTCTCAGGTGTATCAGACAATCCAGATTGATAACATATCTAAGATGATCCCGTTCTTTGACTTCACTGTTATTGAGAAGATATCCGTTGATGCGGTTAGACGTAATTTTCTAGCCATCAAAGTTGATCACATGAAGGGTACTGTCTTCTTTGGTAAACAGGTATACTTCTGTCGCTTGGAATTGAATCTCTTGCCTaccttttttgtttgtttgtgggTAGGGCACACCTAGATGATCCTTTCCTGTGTCTTCGTCAGTTGGTCAGTGAGATTTTGTCAGCCCTATCAATTATCTATGCGGACCACATTGTTCTTTCCTTCATTGATGAAGTAAAACTATGTGCATAGATCGCTTATGAAATCTAGCTTTGTGTGTCTTTCTGTTATCTAATTTTAATGTTTTGCACAGTAAAATTGTGGGCTATCTAAGAGAGTGTTGTTGGCAGCATAATAATTTTTTCGTTTAGTCACTAGAATGGATCTGGCTCAAGGAGCTTGTGAATTCTGAAGAGCTGTGTTTAGTTTCTGAGATATAAGAGTTTTAGTGCATCGCTATTTTTGGCAGATTATGGATTTGTAAGTTCAGCCTTGTACCTCTGTGATATAATATGTTGATGAACTGATGCAGGAGAGTTTGTAAATGTTTCTCTTAGACACTTTGAACTATTTTGATTCCCCCCATTAAGCCGTGTAGGCTAGTCTATCATACATCGTTTGCTTATATCTTACcttctcattttttatttttttttgattccAGAGTATTGAGGCTGAAGGACTCCGGGATCATCTGTCTCTTTTTGCTGAATCCCTTAGCAAGGCGAGGATGATGATCTATCCCCCAGCAAAGAAGGCTGCCAAGCTCGGGGATGCCCTGTCTAATTTAGCGGAGATAGTGGAGAAGGAGCACAGGAGACTTCTTGCACGGAAGTCCATTATTGAGAAACGCAAAGAGGAACAAGAGCGTTTACTCTTGGAAATGGTTTGAACTACTTGCGTTGTGAATTGCTCGTTATTGTTGTTCTCGTGTCTGAACTTTTATGACTATTTCTTTCAGGAACGAGTGGAAGAGTCAAAGAGGCGAGAGCTTCAAAAGATGACTGAAGATGCTGAGCAAAAGCGCATTGCTGCTGAGTATGAGCAAAGAAGGAACCAGCGAATTCTGAAGGAAATTGAGGACCGAGAACTTGAAGAGGCCCAAGCTATGCTGCAAGAAGCTGAAAAGCGCAGCAAGAGGAAGAAGAAGCCAGTCCTGGAGGGAGTAAGTATATAATTTGCAGTCCTATTCCCAAACCTTCAATTGGAAAATCTTACCTGGCtttccttattaaaaaaaaatcttacctgGCTTTAATTTGATTTCAGGAAAAGATGACTAAACAGGTGATCATGGAATTGGCTCTGAATGAGCAACTGAGGGAGAGGCAAGAAAGGGAGAAAAAGTTGCAGAAGTTTGCCAAAACTATGGATCATCTGGAAAGAGCTAAAAGAGAAGAAGCTGCACCTCTTATTGAAGCTGCATATAAACAGCGTTTAGCTGAAGAGGCAGCTCTTCATGAGCGCGAGCAGCAGGTTTGCATTAAAGATACATTATGCTTTTTGACCAACCACAATAACAAGTTCTTTCACATCTTAAGAAATGGAAGATTGATACATTATAACTTTATATGGAAGAATATTGCTGATGAATTTGCATTTTGACACACGTTTTCAGCAAGAGGTTGAACTGAGCAGGCAACGACATGCTGGAGAGTTGGAAGAGAAAAAGAGACTGGGACGCATGTTGGAGAACAAGGTAACTTTGCTAGCGATAAATAACACAATTGCATCCAGGATATCCTTTAGTTTTCAGGAATGTAGGCTTAACGTAGGAAATACATATGAATGTTACTTTCTCACTAGTTGAAATCTGAGCAGCCATCGGCTTGCTGAAGATTGATCTTGGTCTCTGACAAAATAGGTTATTGACATATTGATGTTGGTCTCTGACAAAATAGGTTATTGACATAGTCTGCATTGATTCATGCTAATGCATAGATCAGCTGATATATATTCCTAATTGTGCAGagaattttggaagaaagagTTGTTAGTAGCCGGGAAGCTGAATTCAATAGATTGAAACGGGAGAGACAGGAAAGGATCAGCCAGATAATTCAACAAAAGAAGCAGGAGAGGGAAGCTAGGAGGAAAATGATATTCTTTCTGCGATCTGAGGAGGAGCGTCAAAAGAGGTTGCAGGAAGAGGAGGAAGCCCGCAAACGTGAAGGTACTTACAAAC
The nucleotide sequence above comes from Lycium barbarum isolate Lr01 chromosome 3, ASM1917538v2, whole genome shotgun sequence. Encoded proteins:
- the LOC132630267 gene encoding eukaryotic translation initiation factor 3 subunit A, whose protein sequence is MATFAKPENALKRAEELITVGQKQEALQALHDLITSRRYRAWQKTLERIMFKYVELCVDMRRGRFAKDGLIQYRIVCQQVNINSLEEVIKHFMHLATERAELARNQAQALEEALDVEDLEADKRPEDLMLSYVSGEKGKDRSDRELVTPWFKFLWETYRTVLEILRNNSRLEALYAMTAHRAFQFCKQYKRTTEFRRLCEIIRNHLANLNKYRDQRDRPDLSAPESLQLYLDTRFEQLKVATELGLWQEAFRSIEDIYGLMCMVKKTPKASLMVVYYGKLTEIFWMSSNHLYHAYAWLKLFSLQKGFNKNLSQKDLQLIASSVVLAALSVPPYDQSYGASHLELENEKERSLRVANLIGFEVEPKAENRVVLSRSSLLSELVSKGVMSCVTQEVKDLYHLLENEFLPLDLALKVQPVLTKISKLGGKLASVSSVPEVQLSQYVPALEKLATLRLLQQVSQVYQTIQIDNISKMIPFFDFTVIEKISVDAVRRNFLAIKVDHMKGTVFFGKQSIEAEGLRDHLSLFAESLSKARMMIYPPAKKAAKLGDALSNLAEIVEKEHRRLLARKSIIEKRKEEQERLLLEMERVEESKRRELQKMTEDAEQKRIAAEYEQRRNQRILKEIEDRELEEAQAMLQEAEKRSKRKKKPVLEGEKMTKQVIMELALNEQLRERQEREKKLQKFAKTMDHLERAKREEAAPLIEAAYKQRLAEEAALHEREQQQEVELSRQRHAGELEEKKRLGRMLENKRILEERVVSSREAEFNRLKRERQERISQIIQQKKQEREARRKMIFFLRSEEERQKRLQEEEEARKREEAERRKKEEAERQAKLDEIAEKQRKRMLELEEKERREKEEILRRPIAVLPKSTAEPPTLGGRPTELGGTAPVLAAAAAAPAAGRYVPRHLRGKVDAAAPAAPPPETDRWGGSGSKPDDRPSWRDERKPTSFGSGSRTSWSGSRR